CAGGGCTTCATGGAGGCGATCGAGGACGCGCGCAAGGCGGCCGAGGCGGAGTTCGGCACGGTGCTGCGCTGGTGCTTCGACATTCCCGGGGAGGCGGGGCTGGAGTCCGCCGAGGAGACCGCGCGGCTGGCCCTGGACCTGCGGCCCGAGGGGCTGGTCTCGTTCGGCCTGGGCGGACCCGAAATCGGCGTGGACCGTCCGCAGTTCAAGCCGTACTTCGACCGCGCCATCGCCGCGGGGCTGCACTCGGTGCCGCACGCCGGTGAGACCACGGGCCCGCAGACGGTGTGGGACGCGCTGACGGCGCTGCGTGCCGAGCGCATCGGGCACGGCACGACCTCCGTGCAGGACCCGGCCCTGCTCCAGCACCTCGCGGAGCGGCGCATCCCGCTGGAGGTCTGCCCGACGTCCAACATAGCGACGCGCGCGGTGGCGGACCTGGACGCCCACCCGATCAAGGAGATGGTCGCGGCCGGCGTGCTGGTCACCGTCAACAGCGACGACCCGCCGATGTTCGGCACCGACCTCAACAACGAGTACGCCGTGGCGGCCCGCCTGCTGGACCTCGACGAGCGCGGGATCGCGGAGCTGGCGAAGAACGCCGTGGAAGCTTCCTTCATGGACCCCGCCGGCAAGCGGAAGCTGGCCTCCGAGATCGACACGTACACGACACAGTGGCTGGCGGCGGTCGGCCGCTGAACCGGCCCGGAAGGCCGTCCCGAAGGCAACAATGGCCCCATGACACGCACCGTCACCGCCGTGGGGCATCGCGGAGATCCCTACCGCGTCCGTGAGAACACCCTGCCCTCGATCCGGTCCGCCCTCGAACGGGGGGCGGCCGCGGTCGAGATCGACGTCCGGGTGACCCGGGACGGGGTCCCCGTACTGCTCCACGACGCCACGCTGGAACGGCTCTGGGGCATCGACCGCCGACTGGACGCCCTCGACCACGCCGAGTTGACGGAGCGGACCGGCGGCGGGGTGCCGACCCTGCGCGAGGCGCTGGCCGCGGCCGGCCCGCACCGGGTGATGGTGGACCTGCCCGGCTCCACCGACGCCTCCGTGCGGACGATCGTGGGCACGGTGCGCGAGTGCGGGGCGGGTGAGCGCGCCTACTACTGCGCCGGACCCGACGCGATGCTGCGGGTACGCGCCAACGACCCCTCGGCCGAGATCGCCCTGACCTGGACGACCCTCGCCCCGCCGCGCCCCGAACTCCTCGCGGCGATCGGCCCGCGCTGGCTGAACTACCGGTTCGGGCTGGTGACGCGGGACCTCGCGGACCGCGTACACCGGGACGGCCTGCTCGTCTCCGCCTGGACGGCCGACACCGGGCGCACCATGCGGCGGCTGGTCTCCCACGGCGTCGACTCGATCACCACCAACCGGATCGACGCGCTGCGCCGCCTGCTCACCGACTCCGCCTCCAGCACGGGCAGCTGACCTCTGCGGGACGTCCCGGCCGGCCGTCGTCCGGCACCATGACCGCCGGGTCCGCCGCCGCGCGGACCTGGCTTCGGACGGCTCACGCACTTCCGCCAGGAGCTGAACCCCACGGACCGGGGCGTCATCGTGGCGGCGTACGGTCCCCCGTCCGCGCACTGAACCACCGAGGGACCGGGTCGGCTCCTCACCCCGCCGGAGCGGGCGCCTGCCGGAAAGACGGCCCGCCGGCGGTACTCCCCGCCACCTCCAGCCTCTTGATCATCCGCCGCACCACGAGCAGCGGAACCACTCCGAAGACGCCGAACGACATGTCGATGACCGTCCACCAGAACGGAATACCCCTCAGCGGCCCGCAGATCAGGGCGAGGGGCAGGATGCCGGCGCAGGCGATCATGCCGAACTCCACGACCCAGATGTTGCGGACCGGATCGCGGTAGGGCCCGTAGAACGCCACGGCGATGACGAGATGGGCGAAGGCGAGCCAGTCGGTCCCGTACAGCACGAAGGGGTGGCGCGCGTCGGCGTCGTCGAGCCCGGCGCGCACCCGGGTGATCCACTCCATGAGAGCGGGCAGGTGCTCGGGGACCGGTGACGCGGAGGAGGACAGCAGCTCCTCGGTCCAGCGGAGTTCGTGCACGAGCGGGAAGGCGGTGAGCCCGCTCAGCACCAGGCAGACGATGAAGAAGACCAACCACACGCGTATGCGCCGCAACAGGGCCCGTTCGCTCATGCCCCGCACTCTACGCCTTTTATGAACACGTTCAAAAGGGCCCCGGCCGGCCTGTCCCGCACCCCGGAGACGCCGAACGGCCCCCGGGTGACCGGGGGCCGTCGGGGAGCCGCGCGGCGCCGGTCAGCCTTCGAGCGAGGTCATGACGTGCTTGATCCGGGTGTAGTCCTCGAAGCCGTATCCCGAGAGGTCCTTGCCGTAGCCGGACTTCTTGAACCCGCCGTGCGGCATCTCGGCGACCAGCGGGATGTGGGTGTTGATCCAGACGCAGCCGAAGTCGAGACTCCTGGACATCCGCATCGCGCGGGCGTGGTCCTTGGTCCACACCGAGGAGGCGAGGGCGTACTCGACGCCGTTGGCGAACTCCAGGGCCTGGGCCTCGTCGGTGAAGGACTGCACGGTGATGACGGGGCCGAAGACCTCGTTCTGGATGATCTCGTCGTCCTGGCGAAGGCCGGAGACGACGGTCGGCGCCCAGAAGTAGCCCCTGTCGCCGACCCGGTGGCCACCCGCCTCGACGGTGGCGTGCGCCGGGAGGCGGTCGATGAAACCGCTGACCTGGGCGAGCTGGCCTGCGTTGTTGAGGGGGCCGTAGAGCACGTCCTCGTCGTCCGGCAGGCCCGTCTTCGTCTCCTTGGCCACTGCCGCCAGGGCCGCGACGAACGCGTCGTGCACCGATTCGTGCACCAGCACCCGGGTCGCCGCCGTACAGTCCTGGCCGGCGTTGAAGTAGCCCGCCTCGGAGATCCCGGCCACCGCCTTGTCGATGTCCACGTCCTCGAAGACCACGACGGGCGCCTTGCCGCCGAGTTCCAGGTGGACGCGCTTGACGTCCTTGGCCGCCGAAGCGGCGACCTGCGTGCCGGCCCGGACGGAACCGGTGATCGAGGCCATCGCGGGGGTGGGGTGTTCCACCATCGCGCGCCCGGTCTCGCGGTCGCCGCAGATGACGTTGAAGACACCGGTGGGGAGGATCTCGCCGATGATCCCGGCGATCAGGACGGTCGACGCGGGAGTGGTGTCCGACGGCTTCAGGACGACGGTGTTCCCCGCGGCCAGAGCGGGGGCGAACTTCCAGACCGCCATCATCATCGGGTAGTTCCACGGCGCGACCTGGGCGCAGACACCGACCGGTTCGCGCCGCACGATCGAGGTGAGGCCCTCCATGTACTCACCGGCGGAGCGCCCCTCCAGCATGCGGGCGGCACCCGCGAAGAAGCGGATCTGATCCACCATCGGGGGGACCTCCTCGCTTCGGGTGAGCGCCAGCGGCTTGCCGGTGTTCTCCGACTCCGCCGCGATCAGCTCCTCCGCGTGCTCCTCGAACGCGTCGGCGATCTTGAGCAGGGCCTTCTGCCGCTCGGCGGGCGTGGTGTCGCGCCACCCCGGGAACGCCGCGGCGGCGGCGGCCATGGCGGCGTCGACGTCCGCCGGCCCGGAGAGCGGCGACGTCGCGTAGACCTCCTCCGTGGCCGGGTTGACCACGTCGATGGTCCGCCCGTCCGCGGCGTCCCGGAATTCCCCGTCGATGTAGTTGCGCAGTCGGCGCACCTCGGTGGTCACAGCCACCCCTCCTTCTCGTCGGTCTCTTCGTCGGCCGGTGTCTCCTGGCCAGCCTACGGCGCACCCACGGGCGCACAGACGCTCTCGACATGCCTCACCGCCACCATGTGCGGATTCAGTCGAACTCCGGTACCAGGACAACGAATTCCATCGATGGATGCTTGCACCTCCCTCGGTCGCGGTGCACAGTGATGCCCGTGGCCAGTCGTAGCGCGGAGTCCCGGACCGGGAACGGATCGACCCCGGCGGTCGATGCCGTGTCCCTGGCGATCATCGAACAGCTCCAGGAGGACGGGCGCAGGCCGTACGGGGCCATCGGCAAGACCGTGGGCCTCTCCGAGGCCGCCGTGCGCCAGCGCGTACAGAGACTGCTCGACCAGGGCGTCATGCGGATCGCCGCCGTGACCGACCCGCTGGCCGTGGGATTCCGCCGGCGGGCGATGGTCGGCGTCCGTGTGGCCGGTGATGTCGAACCGGTCGCCGAAGCGCTGACGGCGATGGACGAGTGCGCGTACGTGGCGATGACCGCCGGGTCGTTCGACCTGATGGTGGAGATCGTCTGCGAGGACGACGACCACCTCCTGGAGACGATCGGCACCCGTATACGGACCATTCCCGGCGTGCGTTCCACCGAGAGCTTCATCTGTCTCAAGCTCAAGAAGCGGACGTACACGCGGGGAACCCGACAGCCGTGAGCAAGGACCTCCGTCCTCCTTCGACGGGACCGAAGGTCTCCTCCGGACCGTCCTGACAGAGGCCCGAGCCACGCCCCGAAAGCTCTTGCACACCGACCCGCCCTCTGTGGCCACCTCGACCCGAATGCACCCGTTCGAGTGAGAACGGACTCGTCCGGGCCGCGTGCTGTTCGCACACCTCGGCACGACTCCCTACCGTGCCCAGTGACCGATCGGCCGCGTCTTCGTTCCCCCGTACGAGGGAACGGGAAACTGACCTGAACCGAGGTGTACGCCATGGTGGCCCCGCCGGACAACGACGTGATCTGGGCACGCTCCCTGCATCACTCCCACAATGGATCGCCGGGCCTCAGCGGTGTCTCGCTCGGTGTCCGCGAAGGCGAGATCCTCGCCGTGACCGGGCCGCGCGGCAGCGGCAAATCCACTCTGCTGCACTGCCTCTCGGGTCAACTGGTGCCGCAGCAGGGCGAGGTGTGGTTCAACAGTGTGCCGGTCCACACCATGGGCCCCCGCATGCGCGAGCAGCTGCGCCGCGACCGGTTCGGCTGGATCGCCTCCGACCCGCAGCTCGTCCCCGAGCTGAGCGCCTGGGAGAACGCGGCGCTGCCGCTGCTGCTGCGCGGCACCTCCCACCGCGCCGCCAAGAAGGCCGCCATGGAGTGGCTGGAGCGCATGGACATCGGGCCGCTCGCCAAGAAGCGGCCGCACGCGCTGCTCCAGATCCAGCGTCAGCGGATCTCGGTGGCGCGCGCCCTCACCGCCTCCCCCTCCGTGATCTTCGCGGACGAGCCGACCGCGACCCTGCACGGTGCCGACCGCGACCAGCTGCTGCGGACCCTCACGGCGGCGGCGCGTTCGCACGACATCACCGTGGTGATCGCCACCCACGACGCGGAGATCGCCGCACTCGCCGACCGTACGGTCCCGATGCTGGACGGCCGCCGGGTCGCCACCGTCAAACTGCCCGCCGGAGCCGATACGGAAGGCCGCTCGGCGTGCTCGCTCTCCGTCTAGCCCGCGGCTCCCATCCCCTCGTCCAGGTGAGGCGGCTGCTGGTCGCCTCCGCGTCCGCCGGGGTGGGCTTCCTGCTGCTGAGCACGCTCGGCCACGCCGCCGGGCACCCGGCCCAGGCGGCGGGCTCGGTCCTGCGCCTGCTGTGGTGCTCGGTACCTCTGGCGGCCACCGTGCAGTTCGCCGTCGCGGTGGCCCGGACCGACCCGAGCACCCGGCCGCGGACCGGCCTCTCCTCCCTCGGCCTCGGGCCCATCCGGCTGTCGGTGCTCGCCGCGGTCTCCACGGCGGTCGCCACCACCCTCGGCTCGATGGTGGCCCTGCTCTTCTTCCTGCATCTGCGCGGCGATCTGACGGGACTCCCCTTCGACGGCGGCGCGGCGGCGTTCCTGGGCGCCGGTACCCCGCTGCCGCTCGCCGCCGCTCTGGTGCTGCTGGCGCTCGTTCCCGTATCGGCGTCCGTGGCGAGCGCGCTGGCCCTGCGGTCCCGGCCCACGGCCCCGGTCCGGGACGAACCGTTCGCGGCGGAGGAGCCCCCCTCCCCCGTTCCGGCTCCGGCCGGCCTGCCCTGGGGTGTGGCGCTCGCCGCCGCCGGGCTGGCGGTGGAGGCGTACGCGAGCCGGGGATCGGGGGGCAGCCCCTTCCCGCTGCCCGGCCGGCTCGACTCAACCCCGGCCGGGGTGCTGGCGGGCTGGGTCCTCACCGCGACCGGCCTGGCTCTCGCCGGGCCCGGCCTCACCCACCTCTGCGGCCGGCTGCTCCAGTCGGCACGACCGGGGGCCGTGCGGCTGCTGGCGGGCCGGGTCCTGATGGACGAGGCCCGCCGCATCGGCCGGCCGCTCGGCATCGTGTGCGCCGTGGTTTCGGGCGCCGTCGCGGCGATGGCGCTGTACCAACCGGGGGCTCGCCCGTACGGGCCGCTCACCGCGCTCGGGGCGGTCCTGGTGCTGGGCTGCACGACGGCCTCCCTGCTGACCTCGGCGATCGAGGCGAGGCAGGACAGGGCACGGAACGCGGAGACCCTGCACCGGATGGGCGCCCACGCGTCCGTCCTGCGGTCCGCGACCGCGCTGCGGGCGGTGGTGCTGGTGCTGGTGTTCGCGCCGCTGACCTGGGCCATCGCCCAGCTGGCGGCCCTCCCCCTGTCGGGCTGAGGACACAGGGGTCCCGCTCCTCGCCGGGTCCCGGCGAGGAGCGGACCTCAGGGACGCGCGGCCAGACGCGCGGCGAGAGCGTCGAAGAAGGCCTCCCAGCCGTCCTCGGCTGCG
The DNA window shown above is from Streptomyces sp. NBC_00247 and carries:
- a CDS encoding adenosine deaminase, which gives rise to MTDPHPFIAGLPKAELHVHHVGSASPRIVAELASRHPDSQVPGDPEALADYFTFTDFGHFIQVYLSVVDLIRTPEDVRLLTYEVARDMARQNIRYAELTVTPYSSVKRGIPDQGFMEAIEDARKAAEAEFGTVLRWCFDIPGEAGLESAEETARLALDLRPEGLVSFGLGGPEIGVDRPQFKPYFDRAIAAGLHSVPHAGETTGPQTVWDALTALRAERIGHGTTSVQDPALLQHLAERRIPLEVCPTSNIATRAVADLDAHPIKEMVAAGVLVTVNSDDPPMFGTDLNNEYAVAARLLDLDERGIAELAKNAVEASFMDPAGKRKLASEIDTYTTQWLAAVGR
- a CDS encoding glycerophosphodiester phosphodiesterase — protein: MTRTVTAVGHRGDPYRVRENTLPSIRSALERGAAAVEIDVRVTRDGVPVLLHDATLERLWGIDRRLDALDHAELTERTGGGVPTLREALAAAGPHRVMVDLPGSTDASVRTIVGTVRECGAGERAYYCAGPDAMLRVRANDPSAEIALTWTTLAPPRPELLAAIGPRWLNYRFGLVTRDLADRVHRDGLLVSAWTADTGRTMRRLVSHGVDSITTNRIDALRRLLTDSASSTGS
- a CDS encoding gamma-aminobutyraldehyde dehydrogenase, yielding MTTEVRRLRNYIDGEFRDAADGRTIDVVNPATEEVYATSPLSGPADVDAAMAAAAAAFPGWRDTTPAERQKALLKIADAFEEHAEELIAAESENTGKPLALTRSEEVPPMVDQIRFFAGAARMLEGRSAGEYMEGLTSIVRREPVGVCAQVAPWNYPMMMAVWKFAPALAAGNTVVLKPSDTTPASTVLIAGIIGEILPTGVFNVICGDRETGRAMVEHPTPAMASITGSVRAGTQVAASAAKDVKRVHLELGGKAPVVVFEDVDIDKAVAGISEAGYFNAGQDCTAATRVLVHESVHDAFVAALAAVAKETKTGLPDDEDVLYGPLNNAGQLAQVSGFIDRLPAHATVEAGGHRVGDRGYFWAPTVVSGLRQDDEIIQNEVFGPVITVQSFTDEAQALEFANGVEYALASSVWTKDHARAMRMSRSLDFGCVWINTHIPLVAEMPHGGFKKSGYGKDLSGYGFEDYTRIKHVMTSLEG
- a CDS encoding Lrp/AsnC family transcriptional regulator, yielding MASRSAESRTGNGSTPAVDAVSLAIIEQLQEDGRRPYGAIGKTVGLSEAAVRQRVQRLLDQGVMRIAAVTDPLAVGFRRRAMVGVRVAGDVEPVAEALTAMDECAYVAMTAGSFDLMVEIVCEDDDHLLETIGTRIRTIPGVRSTESFICLKLKKRTYTRGTRQP
- a CDS encoding ABC transporter ATP-binding protein; protein product: MVAPPDNDVIWARSLHHSHNGSPGLSGVSLGVREGEILAVTGPRGSGKSTLLHCLSGQLVPQQGEVWFNSVPVHTMGPRMREQLRRDRFGWIASDPQLVPELSAWENAALPLLLRGTSHRAAKKAAMEWLERMDIGPLAKKRPHALLQIQRQRISVARALTASPSVIFADEPTATLHGADRDQLLRTLTAAARSHDITVVIATHDAEIAALADRTVPMLDGRRVATVKLPAGADTEGRSACSLSV